The Pseudanabaena yagii GIHE-NHR1 genome segment CTTACTATCCCATCCTCATCAACCATCACATCCACAAACCCAACTTGCTGATCGTAACTAATGTAATTAGGTGGCGACACACTGGGTTGAACAATTTTTTCGGCAACAATCAGATTTGGAGTAGATTGCAAAACACTTTTTAGCTCCTCAAAGCCTGAATCTACAGGTATATTACGGTATACATCCAATCCAATGACCCTAGGTTTGCCATTCCGCACCTTAGTAATCATCTTTGCTACTACCGCATCAGAAAATGGCCATTTCCCAATTTTAGAAATATCCACATCATCAAAGGTAATCATAACAATTCGCGCTTCCATTCCCTCAGAAGCGCGAATTTGAAAGAATTTATCTAATAAATTAGATTCTAGTAATTCAAATATGCCCGTTGTCTGTGCTGTAAAGATAATGATGGCGATCAGTATAGCTAGTGCAAATATACTACTTCTAAATCTATTAGCAGCACTGACAAACTTATTTAAGACGCGCAATAGGTTCAACTGATTGAAGTCCTTGATCTTTTAGCAATTTTTCCCAAGCTTTCGTTATTACTTGGGTATCAGGAGATTTCTCTCGACGCAATCTATTGAGATCACTGACCATGTCATACCAAATACCATTTTCGCCATATAAGGCAACTTTCTCCAGAGGTGAAGATGATTGCAGCTTAGAAGCAAGAGTTGGTGATTTAGTAGTCCGTTGAATCCAGCCTTCAATGGCAGGGCTATCTGGTCTGAGAGATTTTCCACAGATAACTACCATTGTCCACTTATATGTTTTATTTGCAACTAATTCTGGTGCATCACTAGGCATTTTAATAGCCACAATTCCTGTATCTGATGGAAAAGGTAAGAAGGTTTGATAAACTAGCTCACCATCATCACTTTTTAAGCTAAATAGCATTTGCTTAGCTGAAGTTTGCGCTTTATATATCAGGAATTCGGGATGGCTAGAGACTGTTAAGCCAAAACTTGACTGTGGCAAGATCGCTCCAGTTTGGACATCGGATTTTGAGAGATCATTTAAACAGGTTTTCCCGTCACGAGTGGCAGCACCAGTTGTTGTTTTAGGTGTACCTTGCTTAGGTGGCTTAAAAGAAATGCTCTCTGATGTAGGTCTGGCGAAACTATTCGGGTCTAAGTTAGGGATTGAGACTACCGAAAGTGGTAGTAAAACAAGTGTGAGGCATGTCAGACATATTTTATGGTTCATAAGACAGATGTAACGTATTCAAAATTATATTTTTAGCTTTAATATCAATCTAAAGATTAAGATTTTTAGCTATTTAAGAACTTTCACTAGCTCTAAAGTCTTGTATTTTTACTAGCTTCTTAAAAGGCTTCTGGAAATTGTTTATTCAACATGGTCTAAGCATCATAAATCATTTTCAATAGTTTGCCTAACGAACGAAACGCGAAAAATGATTGAATAATTTATGAGGCTTTAGCGTTTAAATTAATTAAAAATTACATTCGCCTTTTATAAATACAATTATAGCTATTTAAAATAGATTGGATACATCGTAAAGTTATACAAAAAGTATAGTTTGGTTATATTGAATATTTCTTTAATCCCAAATCTAATAGTATTTCTGACTCATTGCAGGAAATACAGAAGATCATCTTACCCAATTTGTTTATATATTTACACACAGCAGTTTTTGTCAAGGAAATTCCTAATTAAATCTTTAAAATGTTTTATAAATAACTCCTAAATGATGCCAGCTATCACTATTTTCTCATATTAATAGCGTCATTATCTTTGCATAGCCATCCTAGTCCATGATAGGAATGAAATTGTCGGAAAAATATATTGCAAATCAGAATTATTTTATTTATATAGCAGTCCTAAATCATTTGTAGATTTTTGAGTTTGTGGAAGCGCATCCCGAAGGGGTGCGCTTCCACAAACCATTTAGGATTGCTATATAACAGTCCTAAATCAGTTTTAAGAATCATTGGCTTCGACTTCGCTCAGCCATCGTATGGTTTGGCTGAGCGAAGTCGAAGCCACTCACATCTCATTTACAGCGCTTTGCGCTCAAAGCCAAACCAAGATATTTTCTAAAAAGCTTGCGAAGCAAGCTTTTTAGAAAATATCTTGGGGTTCGTTTGATCGAAAATTGCTGTAGGATTGCTATAGCCAACTACCAATTAATACAAAAGCTGCCCAATAGTAGGGATGTTGGTATTGACGATCTTTGAGGATAGAGATTTGTGCTTCTTGTAATGCTTCAGCTCTGGAGATATTTGCTTGTTTGAGGAGAATGTCATAAAAGTTGGACATTAACATACTGGTTGAAAGATCATTCACAGCCCATAGGCTGCCAATAGTACTCCTTGCACCCGATCGCAAAGCTAATCCTGCTAGTCCTAAAGTCGCATTGGCATCACCTTCGGCAGTTTTACAAGCACTGAGAATGAGCAGTTCTAAGGGATGGCTCCGATTGTTGGTGCGATCGCGCAAAAAGTTATAGAAATCAGGAATGGTTAAGCGATCATCCCAAGCCAATATAAATGTTGAGTCTGGATTGGAGCTGAATTGACCATGTGTTGCCAAATGTACGATGGAGGTATCTTGCTTGGTTAGCCCTTGTTGGATCTTCGATTTAGTGAAATTAACATCTAGCTCTGTTTTCGTCGGAATTTTGAGAGCAATTTGTGCGGCTTCTAACTTGACTCCTTCAAGACCGACAAAGCCTTGGCGACTTTCAGTCAAGCCACCTAACCAGACACTCAGTTGATTACGATCTAAAGGCTTTGCTCCCAACAATTGTAAGCCCGGAGTTAAAGCCATACGATATTTCTCGATCGCATATTGTTTGCCATCATGCAGGGCTGCCATCGGCAGATTTCGCAAGGAGCTATCGAGCACGAAGACCAGATTTTTGATTTGCTTCTCTACTAGGACTGGCTCCACAGGACGAATAATCCAATCGTAAAGTTTTTGAGAAACCTTTAAACGTTCGCGATCCGAAAATGCGGGGTTAAGGGATTGGAGATATTCGTTGGCAGTTTTTTCTAAGTCTGCCTGAGATACTTCTATGGCGTGATACCTCAATGGGGCATTCGGAAAAGAGGTAATAATCGCTAAGCGATCGCTCAAAACCGTGGAATATAGAACTGCGGAACTCAAGTCAATGGCATCGATCTGCTGAGGTATAACATTCAAGCAAGCTGCTCGAAAGTAATTTTCCAATTCCACAACTTGCAAGGATTCTAGTGTCTGACGAGCTTGTTTGAGATTCTCTTGGGTTGGATGTTCGCTGCGTAATAGTAAAGAAACGAGTTCGCGATAGATCGGTTCGATGCGATCGCGAAAGGCAAACTGAACTTCTGGGGCTGTGGTGATCAGTTCTCGCCTTAGGGTTTGGATACTCTGTACAGCTTGCACATAGGAGGCGATCGCGCGATCGTATTCACCCTGTTGCTTTAAGACCCTGCCCGAAAGCCATTGCCAACGATAAATGAGATCATCGGCATTTGACTCTTGAGCTAGTACCAATGCACGTTGGGCAAGCTTATTCGCATCAGCTAATTGGCGATTTTGTTCATAAAGTATACCTAGCTGACCGATCGCAAAGGATTCGGATCGGCGATCTTGTAATTCCTGTGCTTGACGGATCGCAATGGTTAGAGAATCCGCAATTTTGGATGAACTAATAAATTGTGGAGTTTGAGTATTGTTTTGAACCAATTTGGTTAATTTAATTAAACTATCGGCAAGATTGACCCGTAGATAAATGCTGCGCCGACTAGGTTGAAGATTCACGAGTTGCGGCTCGATCTGTTGCCACAAAGTTTGTACTTCGGCAAGGCGATCGCTTTCGATGAGCAGACTGATCTGTACTGCTTGAGCTTCTAGTCGCAAGATATTACTAGGAGCCAGCTTTGCCGCTTGTTCATAGTTTTTTAATGCCGATTCATAATCTTTAGTTAGTCGGAAATTATTGCCTAAGTTGAGCAGAGTAGAACTACTTTCTAAAGAGTTATTGAGCTGCTGAGAGATTTCTAAACTCTTTTCCAAAATCTTTTGCGACTGCGGCAGATCCCCAAGGGTCTGCAAAGTTGTGCCTAAGCTACGCAATACAACCGCTTTGAGGATGGAGTCAGGTTGTTTTTGCAGGCGCAGGGCGATCGCCTCTAACTGTTCACTTGCTTGACGAAATAAACCTAAAGCTTGCAGGGCTTGAGCCTGATTGGTGAGGCTACCTAATTGACCAATCTCATCACCAATTTGAGTATATTGCTCTACAGCCATCTTCCAACTTTCGAGAGCCGCTTGGGGCTGCCCCTTAGCAAGTTGCAAGCTACCTTTATTGTTACTAATCCTTGCCGCTAGCTCTATGCCATCTTTTGTAGTTGATGACTGCTTGTTGAGTAAATCTAAACTTTGGGCGATCGCTATTTCCGCTTCTTGCCATGATCCTAAATCCTGATACGCAATCGAGAGATAGCTAAGACAAGCAACTTCATTTAACTGATTTTGGGAACTGGAATCGGTACGTTGGCGATCTCGATAGATTTGGAGCGCCTCTTTCCATGCTGCCACCGCCTGCACCAGTTGACCTTCAGCATAGAAGCGATTGCCATCCTCCATTAATGTGTCAGCAGACTGGGCTAATGGAGCTATCATCACTTTTGCTGGATTATCCTGACGCTGCTGATTTGTAGCGATCGCAGGTTGCCCGATGGCGATTACTAAGCAAACTGCGATCGCCGCAAGCAAGCCCAAACCTAGCTTATATTTTTTTCTTATTCTCCGCCAGAGATTTTGAGAAGTAGCGATCGTCGGTTTCATAAACTTTTAGATAGATTGTTTGATGGAAAAATTTGAGAAATGATTGTGAGAATGGCTATCCTTGAGCTTTATTTGGTGGGACATACAACAGGGAGCCGCCAAGCGGGAATTGATGATGTTGTCGCACTTGCTAGCAGCTTTAAATGTCCGTTGCGATCGCTTTCCCATCCCTGAGCCTCGATTTGTGGAAAGGGAGCGACGGCATTGGAGATTGACGGTGAATTAACAGCAGGACTTTCTGAAGGAATATTCGCTGTTTTCGTAATGTTAGATGATTGATGAGCTTGTAGCCTTGACCATCG includes the following:
- a CDS encoding DUF928 domain-containing protein encodes the protein MNHKICLTCLTLVLLPLSVVSIPNLDPNSFARPTSESISFKPPKQGTPKTTTGAATRDGKTCLNDLSKSDVQTGAILPQSSFGLTVSSHPEFLIYKAQTSAKQMLFSLKSDDGELVYQTFLPFPSDTGIVAIKMPSDAPELVANKTYKWTMVVICGKSLRPDSPAIEGWIQRTTKSPTLASKLQSSSPLEKVALYGENGIWYDMVSDLNRLRREKSPDTQVITKAWEKLLKDQGLQSVEPIARLK
- a CDS encoding CHAT domain-containing protein, with amino-acid sequence MKPTIATSQNLWRRIRKKYKLGLGLLAAIAVCLVIAIGQPAIATNQQRQDNPAKVMIAPLAQSADTLMEDGNRFYAEGQLVQAVAAWKEALQIYRDRQRTDSSSQNQLNEVACLSYLSIAYQDLGSWQEAEIAIAQSLDLLNKQSSTTKDGIELAARISNNKGSLQLAKGQPQAALESWKMAVEQYTQIGDEIGQLGSLTNQAQALQALGLFRQASEQLEAIALRLQKQPDSILKAVVLRSLGTTLQTLGDLPQSQKILEKSLEISQQLNNSLESSSTLLNLGNNFRLTKDYESALKNYEQAAKLAPSNILRLEAQAVQISLLIESDRLAEVQTLWQQIEPQLVNLQPSRRSIYLRVNLADSLIKLTKLVQNNTQTPQFISSSKIADSLTIAIRQAQELQDRRSESFAIGQLGILYEQNRQLADANKLAQRALVLAQESNADDLIYRWQWLSGRVLKQQGEYDRAIASYVQAVQSIQTLRRELITTAPEVQFAFRDRIEPIYRELVSLLLRSEHPTQENLKQARQTLESLQVVELENYFRAACLNVIPQQIDAIDLSSAVLYSTVLSDRLAIITSFPNAPLRYHAIEVSQADLEKTANEYLQSLNPAFSDRERLKVSQKLYDWIIRPVEPVLVEKQIKNLVFVLDSSLRNLPMAALHDGKQYAIEKYRMALTPGLQLLGAKPLDRNQLSVWLGGLTESRQGFVGLEGVKLEAAQIALKIPTKTELDVNFTKSKIQQGLTKQDTSIVHLATHGQFSSNPDSTFILAWDDRLTIPDFYNFLRDRTNNRSHPLELLILSACKTAEGDANATLGLAGLALRSGARSTIGSLWAVNDLSTSMLMSNFYDILLKQANISRAEALQEAQISILKDRQYQHPYYWAAFVLIGSWL